In the genome of Desulfovibrio desulfuricans, one region contains:
- a CDS encoding sigma-54-dependent transcriptional regulator codes for MSEKAHLLVVDDEKNYLLVLQTLLEDEGYVVTAISDPETALAFLDESEVDVIVTDMKMPKVTGREVLERVKKNWPYIPVLIMTAFGSIESAVKVMKYGAFDYITKPFSNDELLLSIHNAVELSRAHRQYRLLQEVMEDRYGVHKIVGRSKAIRDVLLMVQRAAPSRSTVLITGESGTGKELVARAIHYTSPRKDKPFVSVNCMALNPGVLESELFGHEKGSFTGAVAMRRGRFEQADGGTLFLDEIAELTPDLQVKLLRVLQERRFERVGGGEEIEVDIRVVAATNKDLAALVEKGVFRDDLYYRLNVVQVPLPPLRERREDIPLLVAHFVEKVCTDNSMPPKTFSTEALNYLTGYEWPGNIRQLENVVESCLVLVPSTVIDVDNLPAEIRDEESQFKSAVDLLPVQLDLADTLEKIEAALIRRALVRAELVQVKAAEYLGISKSLLQYKLKKYGITGH; via the coding sequence ATGAGTGAGAAAGCGCATCTTCTGGTTGTTGACGACGAAAAAAACTATCTGCTGGTATTGCAGACCCTGCTCGAAGACGAGGGGTATGTTGTTACTGCCATCAGTGACCCTGAAACCGCGCTCGCTTTTCTGGATGAAAGCGAAGTGGACGTCATTGTGACAGACATGAAAATGCCCAAGGTCACAGGGCGCGAGGTGCTTGAAAGGGTCAAGAAAAACTGGCCATATATCCCCGTGCTGATAATGACGGCCTTTGGCTCCATTGAAAGCGCCGTTAAAGTCATGAAGTACGGCGCGTTTGATTACATCACCAAGCCGTTTTCCAACGACGAGCTGCTGCTCTCGATCCACAATGCCGTGGAGCTGTCGCGGGCCCACCGTCAGTACAGGCTGCTGCAAGAGGTCATGGAAGACCGCTACGGCGTGCACAAAATCGTGGGCCGCAGCAAGGCCATACGTGACGTGCTGCTCATGGTCCAGCGCGCTGCTCCCAGCCGCTCAACAGTGCTGATCACAGGCGAATCAGGCACCGGCAAAGAGCTGGTGGCCCGTGCCATCCACTATACAAGCCCCCGCAAAGACAAACCCTTTGTGTCGGTCAACTGCATGGCGCTGAACCCCGGCGTGCTTGAGAGCGAGCTTTTTGGTCACGAAAAGGGGTCGTTTACCGGTGCTGTGGCCATGCGACGCGGCCGGTTTGAACAGGCCGACGGCGGTACGCTGTTTTTGGATGAGATAGCCGAGCTTACGCCTGATCTGCAAGTCAAGCTGCTGCGTGTGCTGCAGGAAAGGCGTTTTGAACGCGTTGGCGGCGGCGAAGAAATTGAGGTGGACATCCGCGTTGTGGCGGCCACCAACAAAGACCTTGCCGCCCTGGTTGAGAAGGGCGTGTTTCGCGACGACCTCTATTATCGCCTCAACGTGGTGCAGGTTCCCCTGCCGCCCCTGCGCGAACGGCGCGAAGACATTCCCCTGCTGGTGGCGCATTTTGTGGAAAAGGTCTGCACCGATAACTCCATGCCGCCCAAAACCTTCAGCACCGAAGCGTTGAACTACCTTACGGGCTATGAGTGGCCGGGCAACATCCGCCAGCTTGAAAACGTGGTGGAGAGTTGCCTTGTGCTCGTCCCCAGCACCGTCATCGACGTGGATAATCTGCCTGCGGAAATCCGCGATGAAGAGTCGCAGTTTAAAAGCGCCGTTGACCTGCTGCCCGTGCAGCTTGATCTGGCTGACACGCTGGAAAAAATAGAGGCCGCACTCATCAGGCGGGCCCTCGTGCGGGCAGAGCTTGTGCAGGTTAAGGCTGCGGAATACCTTGGTATTTCAAAAAGTTTGCTGCAGTACAAACTCAAAAAATATGGCATAACAGGGCATTAA
- a CDS encoding NAD(P)-dependent malic enzyme encodes MSRIKNLREEALAMHKEYQGKIEVRVKAPVRDNDDLTLAYSPGVAEPCMEIHKDPAMLDVYTNHSNFVCVVSNGTAVLGLGNIGAAAAMPVMEGKSLLFKTFGDVDAFPICVDTRDTGKIVELVELMAPTFGGVNLEDIKAPECFIIEDTLKKNGVFKGPIFHDDQHGTAVVTLAGLINALKIVGKKLEDVTVVTSGAGAAGIAIIKLLMAVGLKNVIMCDTKGAIWEGRPEGMNPYKDEIAKHTNPGRVKGGLAEAIKGADVFIGVSAPNSLNEDMIRSMAKDPIVFAQANPIPEIWPLQRAFDGGAKVVATGRSDCPNQINNVLAFPGIFRGAIDVRATDINDTMKIAAAKALAELVKPEELSPSMIIPSTLNPDVAPLVAAATAKAAMDSGIARVHLEPSQVAENLRKRLAKRQG; translated from the coding sequence ATGTCACGGATCAAGAACCTGCGGGAAGAAGCCCTTGCTATGCACAAGGAATACCAGGGTAAGATTGAGGTTCGGGTCAAAGCCCCTGTGCGCGATAACGACGACCTCACTCTGGCGTATTCGCCCGGCGTTGCCGAGCCGTGCATGGAAATCCACAAAGATCCCGCGATGCTTGACGTCTATACCAATCACTCCAACTTTGTCTGCGTTGTCTCCAACGGAACCGCGGTGCTTGGTCTCGGCAACATTGGCGCTGCCGCCGCAATGCCTGTTATGGAAGGCAAATCGCTGCTCTTCAAAACCTTTGGCGATGTGGACGCCTTCCCCATCTGCGTAGACACCAGGGACACCGGCAAAATCGTTGAGCTTGTGGAACTGATGGCTCCGACCTTTGGCGGCGTTAACCTTGAAGACATCAAAGCTCCTGAATGCTTTATCATTGAAGACACCCTGAAAAAAAACGGCGTGTTCAAGGGCCCCATTTTTCACGACGACCAGCACGGCACTGCGGTCGTCACCCTGGCCGGGCTTATCAATGCCCTGAAAATTGTCGGCAAAAAGCTTGAAGATGTCACCGTCGTCACTAGCGGCGCTGGCGCTGCCGGCATTGCCATCATCAAGCTGCTCATGGCCGTGGGACTCAAAAACGTCATCATGTGCGACACCAAGGGCGCTATCTGGGAAGGCCGCCCCGAAGGCATGAATCCCTACAAGGACGAAATCGCCAAACACACCAACCCCGGCAGGGTCAAGGGCGGTCTGGCCGAAGCCATCAAGGGAGCCGATGTGTTTATCGGCGTCTCCGCACCCAACTCGCTCAACGAAGACATGATCCGCAGCATGGCCAAAGACCCCATTGTCTTTGCCCAAGCCAATCCTATCCCAGAAATCTGGCCTCTGCAGCGCGCTTTTGACGGCGGAGCAAAGGTGGTGGCCACCGGCCGCTCCGACTGCCCCAACCAGATCAACAACGTGCTCGCCTTCCCCGGCATCTTCCGGGGCGCCATCGACGTGCGCGCCACAGACATCAACGACACCATGAAAATTGCCGCCGCCAAGGCGCTGGCCGAGCTTGTCAAGCCTGAAGAGCTCAGCCCCAGCATGATCATACCCTCTACACTGAACCCCGACGTGGCCCCGCTGGTCGCGGCCGCCACCGCCAAGGCCGCAATGGACAGCGGCATCGCCCGCGTGCATCTGGAGCCCAGCCAGGTGGCGGAAAACCTCCGGAAGCGTCTGGCCAAACGCCAAGGCTAA
- a CDS encoding FCD domain-containing protein, protein MSTENSKNSDAEAQGGRRRSIQRPRVHTEVLSCLLDDIQNGVYPVGQKLPSERELMDEFGVGRPAVREALSGLARMGLIEVSPGMRARVCRLTLKPLLREMRATLEIYSSSPDGWRQLHDLRLFFETAVVRRMALEATDEQLAHIDELLQNQRRLLDATEIRAFAEADIDFHRYLVECMGNNFLGLLAEGFAGWLITPLYASLQVRKQSERSYRAHVGVYEALKKRDPDLAEKAMRVHLDEMRGIYQVDVMVTDNALQHGEARQQDDAKQ, encoded by the coding sequence ATGAGTACCGAAAATTCAAAAAACAGTGATGCCGAGGCTCAGGGCGGGAGACGGCGTAGTATCCAGCGCCCGCGCGTGCATACGGAAGTGCTTAGCTGCCTGCTGGACGACATCCAGAACGGAGTCTATCCGGTAGGGCAAAAGCTGCCTTCCGAGCGCGAGCTTATGGATGAATTTGGCGTGGGGCGCCCTGCTGTGCGGGAGGCCCTTTCCGGGCTGGCAAGGATGGGCCTGATCGAAGTTTCACCCGGCATGCGCGCACGCGTGTGCAGACTTACCCTCAAGCCTCTGCTGCGCGAAATGCGCGCAACGCTCGAAATTTATTCCAGCTCGCCTGATGGCTGGCGGCAGTTGCACGATCTGCGGCTGTTTTTTGAAACAGCCGTAGTGCGCCGCATGGCCCTTGAGGCCACGGACGAGCAGTTGGCGCACATTGACGAGTTGCTGCAAAACCAGCGCAGACTGCTGGACGCTACAGAAATACGCGCCTTTGCGGAAGCCGACATTGATTTTCACCGGTATCTTGTGGAATGCATGGGCAACAATTTTCTCGGCCTTTTGGCAGAGGGCTTTGCTGGCTGGCTGATCACGCCCTTGTACGCCTCGCTGCAGGTGCGCAAGCAGAGCGAGCGCTCGTACCGCGCGCATGTCGGCGTGTACGAAGCGCTGAAAAAGCGCGACCCTGACCTGGCGGAAAAAGCCATGCGTGTCCACCTGGACGAGATGCGCGGCATTTATCAGGTGGATGTGATGGTGACCGACAACGCCCTGCAACACGGTGAGGCCCGGCAGCAGGACGACGCCAAGCAGTAG
- a CDS encoding amidohydrolase family protein, with protein sequence MYIDIHTHAFHPKIAHKAVDHLNNFYSLTCTGDGTIAHLLERERKAGLDKCVVLCAATAPAQVIPANNYAISLQREHPDQVIAFGTVHPGYEKWEAELERIKAAGIRGIKLHPDFQSFRLDDPRLLPIFEAAQKDFVFEIHIGDQTLPDKNPSCPYKLAAIMRQFPGIRVIAAHFGGYHMWAHALTALSGGRFENLWFDTSSTTPFATPVLAKKLFNSFPREHILFGTDWPLYDPAEELQRLQKLGRLSDGEMQDIMSNASALLAETHPQVKSHPDH encoded by the coding sequence ATGTACATCGACATACACACCCACGCCTTTCATCCCAAAATTGCACACAAGGCCGTGGATCACCTGAATAATTTTTATAGTCTTACCTGCACGGGCGATGGCACCATCGCCCATTTGCTTGAAAGGGAGCGTAAGGCCGGGCTGGATAAATGCGTGGTGCTGTGTGCAGCCACGGCCCCGGCCCAGGTCATACCGGCCAATAATTACGCTATCAGCCTGCAACGGGAACATCCCGACCAGGTCATTGCCTTTGGCACGGTGCATCCGGGTTACGAAAAATGGGAGGCGGAGCTTGAGCGCATCAAGGCTGCGGGCATTCGCGGCATCAAGCTGCACCCCGACTTTCAAAGCTTCCGGCTTGACGACCCCCGCCTCTTGCCCATTTTTGAGGCGGCGCAAAAAGACTTTGTGTTTGAAATACACATTGGCGACCAGACCCTGCCCGACAAAAACCCCTCCTGCCCCTACAAGCTGGCGGCCATAATGCGCCAGTTTCCGGGCATCAGGGTTATAGCGGCGCACTTTGGCGGCTACCACATGTGGGCGCACGCCCTGACAGCGCTATCGGGCGGCAGGTTTGAAAACCTCTGGTTCGACACCTCAAGCACCACGCCCTTTGCCACCCCCGTGCTGGCAAAAAAACTTTTTAACAGTTTTCCGCGCGAGCACATCCTGTTTGGTACAGACTGGCCGCTTTACGACCCTGCGGAAGAACTGCAACGGTTGCAAAAACTGGGAAGGCTGAGCGACGGCGAAATGCAGGATATCATGAGCAACGCCTCCGCTCTGCTGGCCGAAACGCACCCGCAGGTGAAAAGCCACCCCGACCATTGA
- a CDS encoding D-2-hydroxyacid dehydrogenase, with translation MKIAILDGAVLNPGDVDWSPITSLGDVSIYDATPTEAIADRTRDADVVLVNKTPLNGPNLEHLDSTVRMVGVLATGYNIVDIDTLATRNIPVCNVVAYGVSDVAQHAMALLLELCRHTSMHSESVKNGDWLKCKSWCYWKIPPLCLEGLTMGLIGFGSIGRRMGELAHAFGMSVLAYCRTPKDPPSYSPFAFATLEHLLCASDVVSLHCPLTKETRNIINAKSLSAMRKGAILLNTSRGPLVDEAAAAEALKSGHLGGLGTDVLAQEPPQDDNPLFTAPNTLITPHIAWATTRARQNIIDLMAENIRRWQAGTPVNVVNGVK, from the coding sequence ATGAAAATAGCCATTCTTGACGGCGCCGTGCTCAACCCCGGCGATGTGGACTGGAGTCCCATCACATCTCTTGGTGATGTGTCCATTTATGATGCTACCCCCACAGAAGCGATCGCTGACCGTACCCGCGATGCTGACGTGGTGCTTGTCAACAAAACCCCGCTGAACGGCCCCAACCTTGAGCACCTTGACAGCACCGTGCGCATGGTTGGCGTGCTGGCCACGGGGTACAATATTGTGGACATAGATACCCTCGCTACCCGCAACATTCCTGTCTGCAATGTGGTTGCCTACGGCGTCAGCGATGTGGCCCAGCACGCCATGGCCTTGCTGCTTGAGCTGTGCCGTCATACGAGCATGCACTCGGAGAGCGTTAAAAACGGAGACTGGCTAAAGTGCAAAAGCTGGTGCTACTGGAAGATTCCGCCTCTGTGCCTGGAAGGTTTGACCATGGGGCTCATCGGCTTTGGCTCCATTGGCCGCCGCATGGGCGAACTGGCTCACGCCTTTGGCATGAGCGTGCTGGCATACTGCCGCACCCCCAAGGATCCGCCGTCATACAGCCCGTTTGCTTTTGCCACTCTTGAACACCTGCTTTGCGCCTCAGACGTTGTTTCGCTGCACTGCCCCCTTACCAAGGAGACGCGCAACATCATCAACGCCAAGTCGCTTTCTGCCATGCGCAAGGGCGCAATATTGCTGAACACCTCGCGCGGGCCGCTGGTGGATGAGGCAGCCGCGGCCGAAGCGTTAAAGTCCGGGCATCTGGGCGGCCTCGGCACCGACGTGCTGGCGCAGGAACCGCCGCAGGACGACAACCCCCTGTTCACAGCCCCCAACACCCTCATTACACCACACATTGCCTGGGCCACCACCCGCGCCCGGCAGAACATTATTGACCTCATGGCAGAGAACATCCGCCGCTGGCAGGCGGGCACCCCGGTCAATGTGGTAAATGGAGTCAAATAG
- the pal gene encoding peptidoglycan-associated lipoprotein Pal has product MKRYALILALVMALAAGFGCAKKTTSEPGYDDGLTPEMRAAIQQITDARVYFAFDKFDIKPEYKEMLKTKADLLKKYSSIRVRIEGNCDERGTQEYNLALGERRARASYEYMVTLGVNPSQLEMISYGKENPAVQGNSEASWSKNRRDDFRVIAH; this is encoded by the coding sequence ATGAAACGCTATGCTCTTATTCTCGCTCTGGTTATGGCCCTGGCCGCCGGCTTTGGCTGCGCTAAGAAAACCACCAGCGAACCCGGCTATGACGATGGCCTGACCCCCGAAATGCGTGCGGCCATCCAGCAGATCACTGACGCCCGCGTCTACTTCGCTTTCGACAAATTCGACATCAAGCCCGAATACAAAGAAATGCTGAAGACCAAGGCCGATCTGCTGAAGAAGTACTCCTCTATCCGCGTGCGCATCGAAGGCAACTGCGACGAACGCGGCACCCAGGAATACAACCTCGCCCTCGGCGAACGCCGCGCCCGTGCTTCTTACGAATACATGGTTACGCTTGGCGTGAACCCCAGCCAGCTGGAAATGATCAGCTACGGCAAGGAAAACCCCGCCGTGCAGGGTAACAGCGAAGCCTCGTGGTCCAAGAACCGCCGCGATGACTTCCGCGTGATCGCCCACTAG
- a CDS encoding PD40 domain-containing protein, translated as MKKQLLLLTLGFWLALGSGAQAAMRVDIYGPGQNIVNLALAAPLKGPQAEASGMGADLQKIVQQNLSFLPFMRLTDPRAVLGGVVLAGCEPPSLDFKRFQLAGSDIVVTTNWPEGDSGTRPVQIRAFETNSGGRLFGKEYPKVTAHDLPEVADRFCADLLEALTGNGSFFRSTLAFVKKTGKMSANVWLVKPTGRDLRQITNMPGESMSPAWSPDGRFVVFTHIDEKSHALGVWDRTSGKVQRIRFPGNVVIGPAFMPDNKVAVALSNGKYPVIFQLNHVFQKERVLEQGDSINVSPTFDSTGTKMAFTSSRMGGPQIFLKDLSSGSVTRVSKNGTYNTEANLSPDGTLVVFSRMTDYGHRIFVQDMLTGMERQITFGPGSDEQPAFCADSYFIAFSSTRSGHSIFLTTRHGGDAKMVPTGGGAAYFPRWGMPGQQK; from the coding sequence ATGAAAAAACAGCTTCTTCTCCTGACACTGGGGTTCTGGCTGGCTCTCGGAAGCGGGGCGCAGGCCGCCATGCGCGTGGACATTTACGGTCCGGGGCAAAACATTGTTAATCTTGCTTTGGCGGCTCCCCTCAAGGGTCCCCAGGCCGAAGCAAGCGGCATGGGCGCTGACCTGCAAAAGATTGTGCAGCAAAACCTGAGCTTTTTGCCCTTTATGCGTCTTACCGATCCCAGAGCGGTGCTCGGCGGCGTAGTGCTGGCAGGGTGCGAGCCGCCGTCCCTTGACTTCAAGCGCTTTCAGCTTGCTGGCTCGGACATTGTGGTGACCACTAACTGGCCAGAGGGCGACAGCGGCACCCGCCCGGTGCAGATCCGCGCTTTTGAGACCAACAGCGGCGGCCGTCTGTTTGGCAAGGAATACCCCAAGGTAACCGCGCACGACCTGCCGGAAGTTGCGGACAGGTTCTGCGCCGACCTGCTTGAAGCCCTGACGGGCAACGGGTCTTTCTTCCGCTCGACACTTGCCTTTGTAAAAAAGACCGGCAAGATGAGCGCCAACGTCTGGCTTGTAAAGCCCACCGGACGCGACCTGCGCCAGATCACCAACATGCCCGGCGAATCCATGTCGCCTGCCTGGTCGCCCGACGGTCGTTTTGTGGTCTTTACCCATATTGACGAAAAGTCGCACGCCCTCGGCGTTTGGGACCGCACCAGCGGCAAGGTGCAGCGCATCCGCTTTCCCGGCAACGTGGTCATCGGCCCTGCCTTTATGCCCGACAACAAAGTTGCGGTGGCCCTCTCCAACGGCAAGTACCCCGTCATCTTTCAGTTGAACCATGTTTTCCAGAAGGAACGCGTGCTGGAACAGGGTGATTCTATTAACGTTTCACCAACATTTGACAGCACCGGCACCAAGATGGCATTTACCTCTTCACGCATGGGTGGTCCGCAGATTTTCCTTAAGGATCTGAGCAGCGGATCTGTCACGCGCGTGAGCAAAAACGGCACGTACAACACCGAGGCCAACCTGTCGCCCGACGGCACCCTGGTAGTGTTCAGCCGCATGACCGATTACGGTCATCGCATTTTTGTTCAGGATATGCTTACCGGCATGGAACGCCAGATCACTTTCGGCCCCGGCAGCGATGAACAGCCCGCTTTCTGTGCCGACAGTTACTTCATAGCGTTTTCCTCGACGCGTAGTGGTCACAGTATTTTCCTGACCACCCGTCACGGCGGCGACGCCAAAATGGTTCCCACCGGGGGTGGCGCTGCCTACTTCCCGCGCTGGGGGATGCCCGGTCAGCAGAAATAG
- a CDS encoding TonB family protein, whose product MPSKPRTNLSSSCIIFCLAAAALYCAAAGGAFAASAASADQSSYAGNMLDKITEIWAPPPALKSDFKVSLKVSVDSQGQVKDCKAIKPSGLEAFDNSVCGAVRQIGSFGTPPYGAPIDVQLTFWNGTPKGKPRPDPLSTEEALRAEVKARNKAEAALGDSRAEAAEDRARERAEAVARADGKNIPEMRPTPVAPRSTPKVDDNGKKSATTNSWQAAGQTENGPATQLIGKSKPSAADGKAGAKPAGPSAQGATAAQPQAAVRPQQADTLPSYGEPVEPQPQKISPPPPRTSPMPAPKAEAASAPQGKVAAPGASTKATDRNKYRREVARLLRDGMIIPAETAPGRYESVVRLTISPQGDITDFKVVTPTGDKLLDKYVQRGIRRAGSVPPPPADLGGTLDITLILVRH is encoded by the coding sequence ATGCCTTCCAAACCGCGCACGAACCTCAGCAGCTCTTGCATTATTTTTTGCCTCGCCGCCGCAGCGCTTTACTGCGCTGCGGCGGGCGGGGCATTTGCCGCTTCCGCTGCCAGCGCGGATCAAAGCAGCTATGCAGGCAACATGCTGGACAAGATTACAGAAATCTGGGCTCCGCCCCCGGCGTTAAAAAGCGACTTCAAGGTCAGCCTCAAGGTCAGCGTCGACAGCCAGGGACAGGTTAAGGACTGCAAGGCCATTAAGCCTTCTGGCCTTGAAGCCTTTGACAACTCGGTGTGCGGCGCTGTGCGCCAGATAGGCTCGTTTGGCACGCCCCCCTACGGTGCCCCCATCGATGTGCAGCTCACATTCTGGAACGGCACCCCCAAGGGCAAGCCAAGGCCCGACCCCCTGAGCACCGAAGAAGCGCTGCGGGCCGAAGTAAAGGCCAGAAACAAGGCCGAGGCGGCCCTGGGCGATTCACGCGCCGAGGCGGCGGAAGATCGCGCCCGCGAGCGGGCCGAAGCGGTGGCCAGGGCAGACGGCAAAAACATCCCCGAAATGCGTCCGACCCCGGTAGCGCCCCGCAGCACGCCAAAAGTAGATGACAACGGCAAAAAATCTGCTACGACTAACTCATGGCAAGCAGCGGGCCAAACAGAAAATGGCCCGGCCACGCAGCTTATAGGCAAAAGCAAGCCATCAGCTGCCGACGGCAAAGCTGGCGCAAAACCGGCAGGTCCAAGCGCGCAGGGCGCGACCGCCGCACAACCGCAGGCCGCAGTCAGGCCGCAGCAGGCCGACACTCTGCCGAGCTACGGAGAGCCCGTCGAACCGCAGCCGCAAAAAATCTCCCCGCCGCCGCCGCGCACAAGCCCTATGCCCGCGCCCAAGGCGGAGGCAGCTTCCGCGCCCCAGGGTAAAGTGGCTGCGCCGGGCGCGAGCACCAAGGCAACCGACCGCAACAAATACCGCCGCGAGGTTGCACGCCTGCTACGCGACGGCATGATTATTCCTGCGGAAACAGCGCCGGGCAGGTATGAATCCGTCGTAAGGCTTACAATTTCTCCTCAGGGAGATATAACAGATTTCAAGGTGGTTACGCCCACAGGCGATAAGCTCCTTGACAAATATGTGCAGCGGGGCATACGCCGAGCAGGCAGCGTGCCCCCTCCGCCTGCCGACTTGGGGGGAACGCTGGACATCACCCTTATACTGGTGCGCCACTGA